The following coding sequences are from one Streptomyces angustmyceticus window:
- a CDS encoding MFS transporter — protein sequence MHDNRPGHGPGTDEAVPRHGCRPPRTGPRRGEASASALSRGVVILFAFACGAAVANVYFSQPLLVTIGRDLAMSPALVGSVVTLTHIGYGLGLFFLVPLGDTTDRRRLIVAQLLLLVAALGVVAVAHSAALLLAGMAATGLLAVVTQTLVAFAASLAPPAGRGRIVGQVTSGVVIGILLARTASGLVADLAGWRAVYLASASLTALLALVLHRVLPRHGAAPPAPLRYGQLLRSTITLFAREQLLRLRALFGLLIFAAFSTLWSSVALPLSEAPYLLPHSAIGALGLIGVAGALAATAAGRLNDRGLSRPTTGIALTLLTASWLPLAFTRSSLWALALGVLLLDLAVQAVHVTNQALIYALHPEAGSRLIGGYMVFYAIGSATGALAATSLYTVASWGAVCALGAAFSSLGLALWTFTRHNTPDPAAKLTAE from the coding sequence ATGCACGACAACCGACCAGGCCACGGTCCCGGCACAGATGAGGCGGTGCCACGTCACGGGTGCCGCCCGCCCCGCACCGGGCCCCGACGCGGGGAAGCCTCCGCTTCTGCCCTGTCCCGTGGCGTCGTCATCCTGTTCGCCTTCGCCTGTGGAGCGGCGGTGGCCAACGTGTACTTCTCCCAGCCGCTCCTCGTCACCATCGGACGCGATCTCGCCATGAGCCCGGCTCTCGTCGGCAGCGTGGTCACCCTCACGCACATCGGATACGGACTGGGACTCTTCTTCCTCGTACCGCTGGGCGACACGACCGACCGCAGACGGCTCATCGTGGCCCAGTTGCTGCTCCTGGTGGCAGCGCTGGGCGTGGTGGCCGTCGCTCACTCCGCTGCGCTCCTGCTCGCGGGCATGGCCGCGACGGGGCTTCTCGCGGTCGTCACGCAGACGCTGGTGGCCTTCGCGGCCTCACTGGCCCCGCCCGCCGGGCGTGGACGGATCGTGGGTCAGGTCACCAGCGGCGTGGTGATCGGCATCCTGCTCGCCCGCACGGCCTCCGGCCTCGTGGCCGACCTCGCGGGCTGGCGCGCCGTCTACCTCGCCTCGGCGTCCCTCACCGCTCTCCTCGCCCTGGTTCTGCACCGAGTACTGCCGCGTCACGGTGCCGCTCCGCCGGCACCCCTGCGTTACGGACAGCTGCTGCGCTCCACGATCACCCTGTTCGCGCGGGAACAACTACTGCGGCTCCGGGCCCTGTTCGGTCTGCTGATCTTCGCTGCCTTCAGCACTCTGTGGAGCAGCGTCGCACTGCCGCTCAGCGAGGCCCCTTACCTCCTGCCGCACAGCGCGATCGGTGCGCTGGGACTGATCGGTGTCGCCGGCGCGCTGGCCGCGACCGCGGCGGGCCGCCTGAACGACCGCGGACTCTCCCGCCCCACCACCGGCATCGCCCTGACCCTGCTCACCGCTTCGTGGCTGCCCCTGGCCTTCACCCGCAGCTCGCTGTGGGCCCTGGCCCTCGGGGTGCTCCTGCTCGACCTCGCCGTGCAGGCGGTCCATGTCACCAACCAGGCCCTGATCTACGCCCTGCACCCCGAAGCGGGCAGCAGGCTGATCGGCGGCTACATGGTCTTCTACGCGATCGGCAGCGCCACCGGCGCCCTCGCCGCGACCTCCCTCTACACGGTGGCCAGCTGGGGTGCCGTATGCGCACTCGGTGCCGCGTTCAGCTCCCTCGGGCTCGCCCTGTGGACCTTCACTCGGCACAACACCCCAGACCCAGCAGCCAAGTTGACCGCTGAGTGA
- the hppD gene encoding 4-hydroxyphenylpyruvate dioxygenase → MTVHSVDHVEFYVGDVNQASHYYCGTYGFRVVAEAGPLTGLAGARSLVLAHGGVRLVLTSALHADHAASRFVRRHGDGVRDVALRTDDAVGDFERAVAAGAEVVSEPQTFEDPTGRVTRATIAATNDLVHSFVQRDEPTGAFLPKRYRPVAAVAAPGPELLRSVDHLALCLRAGSLETMVDFYQRALGLRHTYDEYIVVGGQAMASKVVQDETRGVTFTMVEPDPVGDRGQLNDFLDGFDGPGVQHVAYGTNDIVRAARELRASGVELLSTPAGYYSALADRGIEVDIDTEVLQELGLLADRDEWGQLVQVFTRSPYARRTVFFELIQRLEARTFGSGNIKALYEAVERERADGPDAGVPVGAAARTEG, encoded by the coding sequence GTGACTGTCCATTCCGTCGACCATGTCGAGTTTTACGTCGGGGATGTCAACCAGGCATCTCACTACTACTGCGGTACCTACGGATTCCGGGTGGTGGCCGAGGCGGGGCCGCTCACCGGCCTGGCCGGAGCCCGCTCGCTGGTGCTGGCGCACGGCGGCGTCCGCCTGGTGCTGACCTCCGCCCTGCACGCCGACCACGCGGCCTCGCGGTTCGTCCGCAGGCACGGCGACGGGGTCCGCGATGTGGCCCTGCGGACGGACGACGCGGTCGGCGACTTCGAACGGGCGGTGGCGGCAGGGGCCGAGGTCGTCTCGGAACCGCAGACCTTCGAGGACCCCACCGGCCGGGTCACCCGGGCCACCATCGCCGCGACCAACGACCTGGTCCACAGCTTCGTGCAGCGTGACGAGCCGACAGGCGCGTTCCTGCCCAAGCGATACCGGCCCGTTGCCGCCGTAGCCGCGCCGGGACCCGAGCTGCTGCGCTCGGTCGACCACCTGGCCCTGTGCCTGCGCGCCGGTTCGCTGGAGACCATGGTCGACTTCTATCAGCGGGCGCTGGGGCTGCGGCACACCTACGACGAGTACATAGTCGTCGGTGGCCAGGCGATGGCCTCGAAGGTCGTGCAGGACGAGACCCGGGGCGTCACCTTCACCATGGTGGAGCCGGACCCGGTCGGCGACCGCGGTCAGCTCAACGACTTCCTCGACGGTTTCGACGGTCCCGGTGTCCAGCACGTGGCCTACGGCACGAACGACATCGTCCGGGCGGCCCGCGAACTGCGCGCGTCCGGCGTGGAGTTGCTGTCGACCCCGGCCGGTTACTACTCCGCGCTGGCCGACCGGGGCATCGAGGTGGACATCGACACCGAGGTCCTGCAAGAACTGGGCCTGCTGGCCGACCGGGACGAATGGGGCCAGCTGGTCCAGGTGTTCACCCGCTCCCCCTACGCCCGCCGTACGGTGTTCTTCGAGCTGATCCAGCGGCTCGAGGCGCGGACCTTCGGCAGCGGAAACATCAAGGCCCTCTACGAGGCCGTGGAGCGCGAGCGCGCCGATGGCCCGGATGCCGGCGTTCCGGTCGGCGCCGCGGCGAGGACCGAGGGGTGA
- a CDS encoding IclR family transcriptional regulator, giving the protein MVQAVHRAMHVLRELATATPRLGVTELADRIGVAKPTVHALLRTLEAEGMVVQDRETGKYQLGPGLVVLGNAYLDSHELRTRAVTWADLLATQTGAAVWVGVFTDRHILVVHHAFRPGGSVQVLETGASLPWNTCALGKAIAAFLPSERRAELLAGELLRVTGASIDDPARLVAQLDRVRETGYALDDQELTLGDAGIAAPVFDRSGEVVGGLGLVGPVERLLADSARQECAIAVREVARSLSRDLGAPRDAGLRASS; this is encoded by the coding sequence ATGGTCCAGGCGGTGCACAGGGCGATGCACGTTCTCCGGGAGCTCGCCACGGCGACACCGCGACTGGGCGTGACGGAACTGGCCGACCGCATCGGTGTCGCCAAGCCCACCGTGCACGCCCTGCTCCGCACCCTGGAGGCGGAGGGGATGGTCGTCCAGGACCGCGAGACCGGCAAGTACCAATTGGGCCCCGGACTGGTGGTCCTCGGCAACGCCTACCTGGACTCGCACGAACTGCGCACCCGCGCGGTGACCTGGGCCGATCTGCTGGCCACCCAGACCGGTGCCGCCGTGTGGGTCGGGGTCTTCACGGACCGTCACATCCTCGTCGTCCACCATGCGTTCCGTCCCGGCGGTTCGGTGCAGGTGCTGGAGACGGGGGCCAGTCTGCCCTGGAACACCTGCGCCCTGGGCAAGGCCATCGCGGCCTTCCTGCCCTCCGAACGCCGCGCGGAACTGCTGGCGGGCGAGCTGCTCCGGGTCACCGGTGCCAGCATCGACGATCCCGCACGGCTCGTGGCGCAGTTGGACCGGGTGCGTGAGACCGGTTACGCGCTGGACGACCAGGAGCTGACCTTGGGGGACGCCGGCATCGCGGCCCCCGTCTTCGACCGCTCCGGCGAAGTCGTGGGCGGCCTCGGCCTGGTGGGCCCGGTCGAGCGACTGCTCGCCGACAGCGCACGTCAGGAGTGTGCCATCGCGGTGCGCGAAGTCGCCCGCAGCCTGTCGCGGGATCTCGGCGCGCCACGTGACGCGGGTCTGCGCGCCAGCAGCTGA
- a CDS encoding GNAT family N-acetyltransferase, whose amino-acid sequence MTTVDTMNYEFRTARPEDTEAIDALDGSFTTRTIFHVAVTEGGFVLQEIPVDPPIHKVFPAEDTDDGNSPAAGEDPNSRTFVAIGADGGLAGFAAVSYAPWNGRLTIEDIEVAPAHRGQGVGRALVGHAAEFARERGARHIWLEVTNINAPAIHAYRRMGFSFCGLDMALYDGTPSSGEQALYMSRSCL is encoded by the coding sequence ATGACGACCGTTGACACAATGAACTACGAGTTCCGCACTGCCCGGCCCGAGGACACCGAGGCGATCGATGCACTCGATGGATCCTTCACCACCCGCACCATCTTCCACGTGGCCGTCACCGAAGGCGGGTTCGTCCTCCAGGAAATCCCGGTGGACCCGCCCATCCACAAAGTCTTCCCGGCGGAGGACACCGACGACGGCAACAGCCCCGCGGCCGGGGAAGACCCGAACAGCCGTACCTTCGTCGCCATCGGCGCTGACGGTGGTCTGGCGGGCTTCGCCGCTGTCTCCTACGCTCCGTGGAACGGGCGGCTGACCATCGAGGACATCGAAGTCGCTCCGGCCCACCGTGGCCAGGGCGTCGGCCGTGCCCTGGTGGGCCACGCCGCCGAGTTTGCCCGTGAGCGCGGTGCCAGGCACATCTGGCTGGAGGTCACCAACATCAACGCCCCAGCGATCCACGCCTACCGGCGCATGGGATTCAGCTTCTGCGGACTGGACATGGCGCTCTACGACGGCACACCCTCATCGGGCGAGCAAGCCCTGTACATGAGCAGGTCTTGTCTCTGA
- a CDS encoding carboxylesterase/lipase family protein, whose translation MNPVVVTSAGKVRGAGRDGISCFRGIPFAAPPEAPLRFRPPTAPAAWDGVRDALAFGAAPPQSAPAPGAPAMWRPGDGLDCLTVNVWTPDPGAAGLPVMVWIYRGLWKHGSASMPHYDAGTLAGSGVVVVTFNYRVGFEGFGHLPGVPDNRGLHDQIAALQWVRDNIGAFGGDSGNVTVFGQSAGAASAALLMAAPAARGLFRRAIAQSIPAGVRTHTEAETITATIARAAGVPATWDGLAGLPPEALLALQDAPLRTREDGFSAFGPVIDGDLVTGQPWAALDTGAGRDVDLICGFTHEEYRGQGPAPATGVDLELVAEAVGLGKEAAPAYRRAHPGLTDTDLFTVVLSDALVRMPTTRVARAHARAGGRTWLYDFTWHGPTLGAAHGIDVPFTFGNATSRFAARFLGAPPPADFAGLSGRLRAAWTSFAAAGDPGWPRFTLEEPTTRVWNLPPSDTLYPLEASRQIWEGDAPA comes from the coding sequence ATGAATCCGGTGGTGGTGACGTCCGCGGGGAAGGTGCGCGGGGCCGGCCGGGACGGGATCTCGTGCTTCCGGGGGATCCCTTTCGCCGCGCCGCCCGAGGCTCCGCTGAGGTTCCGGCCCCCCACTGCGCCTGCGGCGTGGGACGGAGTCCGCGACGCTCTCGCCTTTGGGGCCGCGCCCCCGCAGTCGGCCCCGGCGCCCGGCGCCCCGGCCATGTGGCGGCCGGGCGACGGGCTGGACTGTCTGACGGTGAACGTGTGGACCCCGGACCCCGGTGCGGCCGGCTTGCCGGTCATGGTGTGGATCTACAGGGGCCTGTGGAAGCACGGCTCGGCGAGCATGCCCCACTACGACGCCGGCACGCTCGCCGGCTCCGGGGTCGTCGTGGTGACCTTCAACTACCGGGTCGGCTTTGAAGGGTTCGGGCACCTGCCCGGCGTGCCGGACAACCGTGGGCTGCACGACCAGATCGCCGCCCTCCAATGGGTGCGGGACAACATCGGCGCGTTCGGCGGCGACAGCGGCAACGTGACCGTGTTCGGACAGTCCGCCGGCGCCGCCTCCGCCGCCCTGCTCATGGCCGCGCCCGCGGCGCGGGGCCTGTTCCGGCGGGCGATCGCCCAGAGCATCCCGGCGGGGGTCCGCACCCACACCGAGGCAGAGACGATCACTGCCACGATCGCGCGGGCCGCCGGTGTCCCGGCGACGTGGGACGGGCTGGCCGGCCTGCCGCCCGAGGCGCTTCTGGCGCTCCAGGACGCCCCGCTGCGGACTCGCGAGGACGGGTTCAGCGCTTTCGGCCCCGTCATCGACGGCGACCTGGTGACCGGGCAGCCCTGGGCCGCCCTCGACACCGGCGCGGGCCGCGACGTCGACCTGATCTGCGGCTTCACCCACGAGGAGTACCGGGGCCAGGGCCCGGCCCCCGCGACGGGAGTCGACCTGGAGCTGGTCGCCGAGGCGGTCGGCCTGGGCAAGGAGGCGGCCCCCGCCTACCGCCGGGCCCACCCCGGGCTCACCGACACCGACCTGTTCACGGTCGTGCTGTCCGACGCCCTCGTACGGATGCCGACCACCCGGGTCGCCCGGGCCCACGCCCGCGCGGGCGGCCGCACCTGGCTGTACGACTTCACCTGGCACGGCCCCACTCTGGGCGCCGCCCACGGCATCGACGTCCCGTTCACCTTCGGCAACGCCACCAGCCGCTTTGCCGCCCGCTTTCTGGGTGCACCGCCGCCCGCCGACTTCGCCGGCCTGTCCGGCCGGCTGCGCGCTGCCTGGACCTCGTTCGCCGCGGCCGGCGACCCGGGCTGGCCGCGCTTCACCCTGGAAGAGCCGACCACCAGAGTGTGGAACCTCCCACCCTCCGACACCCTCTACCCGCTGGAAGCCTCCCGGCAGATCTGGGAAGGCGACGCCCCCGCATAG
- a CDS encoding PIG-L family deacetylase, with the protein MTDRPLTLMAVHAHPDDEATGTGGVLARYAAEGIRTVLVTCTDGGCGDGPGGAKPGDPEHDPAAVASMRRQELEASCEALKISDLEMLDYADSGMMGWPSNDAPGSFWQTPVEESAARLAELMRHYRPDVVVTYDENGFYGHPDHIQAHRITMAALEMASLTPKVYWTTMPRSGMQRFGEIMRELDADMPEPDPAEAAAMAEIGLPDDEITTWVDTTAFSGQKFDALAAHASQGENIFFLKMGKERFGELMGMETFLRVQDPTGAAVPENDLFAGLR; encoded by the coding sequence ATGACTGACCGGCCCTTGACGCTCATGGCGGTGCATGCCCACCCCGACGACGAGGCCACCGGAACCGGAGGGGTCCTCGCGCGGTACGCGGCGGAGGGCATCCGCACGGTTCTCGTGACGTGTACCGACGGCGGGTGCGGTGACGGGCCAGGGGGTGCCAAGCCGGGCGACCCCGAGCACGATCCCGCGGCCGTCGCCTCGATGCGTCGCCAAGAACTGGAGGCGAGCTGCGAAGCCCTCAAGATCAGCGATCTGGAAATGCTGGACTATGCCGACTCCGGGATGATGGGCTGGCCGAGCAACGACGCCCCTGGTTCCTTCTGGCAGACCCCCGTGGAGGAAAGCGCCGCCCGACTCGCGGAGCTCATGCGGCACTACCGCCCCGATGTCGTCGTCACCTACGACGAGAACGGCTTCTACGGCCACCCCGACCACATCCAGGCCCACCGCATCACGATGGCGGCGCTGGAGATGGCCTCGCTGACACCGAAGGTGTACTGGACGACGATGCCCCGCTCGGGGATGCAGCGGTTCGGGGAGATCATGCGCGAGCTCGATGCGGACATGCCGGAGCCGGATCCCGCCGAGGCCGCCGCGATGGCCGAGATCGGCCTGCCCGACGATGAGATCACCACGTGGGTGGACACCACCGCGTTCAGCGGCCAGAAGTTCGACGCCCTGGCCGCACACGCCAGCCAGGGCGAGAACATCTTCTTCCTCAAGATGGGCAAGGAGAGGTTCGGCGAGTTGATGGGCATGGAGACCTTCCTGCGTGTCCAGGACCCCACCGGCGCGGCCGTACCCGAGAACGATCTCTTCGCCGGACTGCGCTGA
- a CDS encoding YqjF family protein, translated as MSLSPAPAEPITPDPAREVPDTLLTQSWLDLSFLHWAADPADVAPLLPAGTVPDTHDGLTYIGLVAFRMHRVGWWRMPGIPYLGTFPETNVRLYSVDRHGRRGVVFLSLEASRLLPVAVARSAFRMPYVWAGMAIHRDADTISYTSSRRWPGPRGARCRIAVRIGERIEEPTALEHFLTARWGMHNAFFGRPVYLPNTHPRWPLHRADLLHCEDELVTAAGLPSPAGPPVSVLYSPGVPVRFGRPARPGGLPTP; from the coding sequence ATGTCGCTCTCCCCTGCCCCCGCGGAGCCGATAACACCCGATCCGGCGCGCGAGGTTCCGGACACGCTGCTCACCCAGTCCTGGCTCGACCTGTCGTTCCTGCACTGGGCCGCCGACCCCGCGGACGTGGCGCCGCTGCTGCCGGCCGGGACCGTGCCGGACACCCATGACGGGCTCACCTACATCGGCCTGGTGGCGTTCCGGATGCACCGGGTGGGCTGGTGGAGGATGCCGGGCATCCCGTACCTCGGCACCTTTCCGGAGACCAACGTGCGGCTCTACTCCGTGGACCGGCACGGCCGGCGCGGCGTGGTGTTCCTCTCGCTGGAGGCCTCGCGGCTGCTGCCGGTGGCCGTCGCCCGCAGCGCCTTCCGGATGCCCTACGTGTGGGCCGGGATGGCGATCCACCGTGACGCGGACACCATCAGCTACACCAGCAGCCGACGCTGGCCAGGGCCGCGCGGGGCACGCTGCCGGATCGCGGTGCGCATCGGCGAGCGGATCGAGGAGCCGACCGCCCTCGAACACTTCCTGACCGCCCGCTGGGGCATGCACAACGCCTTCTTCGGACGGCCGGTGTATCTGCCCAACACCCACCCGCGCTGGCCGCTGCATCGGGCCGATCTCCTGCACTGCGAGGACGAGTTGGTGACCGCCGCCGGGCTGCCGTCGCCGGCCGGCCCTCCGGTGAGCGTGCTGTACTCCCCCGGCGTGCCGGTCCGCTTCGGCCGCCCGGCCCGCCCGGGCGGCCTGCCCACCCCCTGA
- a CDS encoding winged helix-turn-helix transcriptional regulator: MVTRTRFDGSECPVARSVDAIGDWWSLLIVRDAFDGSRRFGEFQRSLGVAKNILTARLRSLVAGGVLESVPASDGSAYREYVLTSKGEALFPVIVALRQWGEQHFFAPGEAHSQLVDRRQGHRLRALEVLAEDGRRLDPDDTTVQKVSSQ, translated from the coding sequence ATGGTGACCAGGACGCGTTTCGACGGCAGCGAATGTCCCGTCGCCCGGTCGGTGGACGCGATCGGCGACTGGTGGTCCCTGCTGATCGTGCGGGACGCCTTCGACGGAAGCCGTCGCTTCGGCGAGTTCCAGCGCAGCCTCGGCGTCGCGAAGAACATCCTCACCGCACGCCTGCGCAGCCTGGTCGCCGGCGGCGTCCTCGAATCCGTCCCCGCCTCGGACGGCAGCGCCTACCGGGAGTACGTACTGACGTCGAAGGGCGAGGCGCTCTTCCCCGTCATCGTGGCACTGCGGCAGTGGGGCGAACAGCACTTCTTCGCCCCCGGTGAAGCGCACTCCCAGCTGGTCGACCGCCGCCAGGGGCATCGCCTCCGCGCGCTTGAGGTGCTGGCCGAGGACGGACGGCGGCTGGACCCCGACGACACCACCGTCCAGAAGGTCTCCTCCCAGTGA
- the dhaL gene encoding dihydroxyacetone kinase subunit DhaL, whose protein sequence is MDVSLTRDWVQNIASAMSRNQDHLTTLDSAIGDGDHGANMARGFGAVRAVLDDASRPAASVDEILVAAGKTLMSVVGGASGPLFGSAFRALGEALDTEAEVDTPRFAAGLAAALDKLQQLGAAEPGDKTMIDAYAPAVAAFRDAAQSGADFRTAARAAADAAEAGMRATVPMQARKGRASYLGLRSIGHQDPGATSTTYVFRALAEAAEAEAAEPGPGNRL, encoded by the coding sequence GTGGATGTTTCGCTCACCCGTGACTGGGTGCAGAACATCGCCTCGGCCATGAGCCGGAACCAGGACCACCTCACCACACTGGATTCGGCCATCGGGGACGGCGACCACGGGGCCAACATGGCCCGTGGTTTCGGCGCGGTGCGCGCCGTCCTCGACGACGCGTCACGGCCCGCCGCCTCGGTCGACGAGATCCTCGTGGCGGCGGGAAAGACCCTGATGTCCGTGGTCGGCGGCGCCTCCGGTCCCCTGTTCGGCAGTGCTTTCCGGGCCCTCGGCGAGGCCCTCGATACCGAAGCGGAGGTCGACACCCCGCGGTTCGCGGCGGGGCTCGCCGCGGCGCTCGACAAGCTCCAGCAACTGGGGGCGGCGGAGCCCGGCGACAAGACCATGATCGACGCGTACGCGCCCGCCGTCGCGGCCTTCCGTGACGCGGCGCAGTCCGGCGCCGACTTCCGCACGGCCGCACGTGCCGCGGCCGACGCGGCCGAAGCCGGTATGCGGGCCACCGTGCCGATGCAGGCCAGGAAGGGCCGCGCGTCGTATCTGGGACTGCGCAGCATCGGCCACCAGGACCCGGGCGCCACCTCGACCACCTATGTCTTCCGTGCCCTTGCCGAGGCGGCGGAAGCCGAGGCGGCAGAGCCCGGCCCAGGCAACCGTTTGTGA